AAAAGCACCTGGTCCTCATCGTGTTTGATGAGGTCCTTCAGTTCGGTTTCGAGGCGCGCTTTTTCTCTTGGGTTCAGTTCGCACTCGAAGATGGAATACTGGAGATGGTTGCCATAGTTCCGGCAGGTTTTGAAGACCTTCCTCAATCGCCGGTCATTGGCGATGTCGTAGCAGACCAGGAAGGTGGTGCGTGTGCTGAGGAGGGGTTGTGGGGTGGCCATGGGAAGGGGGCGATGCGTTGGCGAGAACGGACCTGCCAAGCCTGGGCTTAGCGGGTCATCATGGGCACGTATTCGGGGATCTCGCTGGTCAGGTAGCGGGCCAGCATGCGGGCTTGCAGTTCCAGCACGCGCCGGTAGCTGGCCTTGTAGTCGAAGATGGGATGGGTCACCAGGCTGGACATGCGCTGTTCATAGGCTTGAAAAAATGCTTTGCGGCCATGGACGGTGAGGTTCACGGCTTCGCCGGCGCGCACAAAGTGGCCGGGATTGATCATGCGATTGTTCAGGGCGGTGAGCACGGCACTTTCGGCGATGAGGGGGCGAAATTCTTCCATCAGATCCAGGGCCAGTGCTGGGCGACCATGCCGGGGTTGGTGGAAAAAACCGATGTAGGGGTCAAAGCCCACCGCCAGGGCAGCCAGGGTGCAGTCTTTGGCGAGCAGGCTGTAGGCGAGGGACAGGAGGGCATTGACGGGATCTGTCGGTGGTCGGCGGGCGCGTTTGGTGAAGTCGAAAGTAAAGTCGGGGCGGTCCGCCTTTTTCACGGGCTCCAATCCTGGCAGCTCATCATCATCCGCGCCCACCTTGATCATGCCGGCGAAGTTTTGGAAGTACATGGCTGCGGCTGCACCTTCCATCCCCAGCAGCTCACCCAGGGAGCGGGCAGCCAGCACATCACCGGCAGCGCGCTTCATTTTGAGGCTGACCCCATCCGGCAGATTGACGTGGTTGCGCATGAGCTGGGTGCGATGGTTGCGGATTTTTCCATGGATGAACCGTTGCGCCAGGGCCAGGCAGCGGTGGGGATCCTGGGCGGACTGAAATTGCTCGATGCGGGTATAGACGTTCTTCAGGCCATGGCCGCGAGTGAGTCCATAAAACCATCCGCCCATGCTGAAATAGGCCACGGGGATCTCCGCTTCGCACAGCATTTGCACGGTCTGGGTGGTGATCTGGATGTTGCCGAACAAGGCCACATGGCTCAGGTCTTTGAGGCGAAATTCCCCCAGCACACTGTCCTGCTCCTTCACCACCACCACCTCTCCGCGCAGGGTCACCCGTGCACCTTGGGTGTTCAGGTAAAGCGCGCGTTCATCGTCTCGCGGAGCCATGAGCCGTCGCGGGGGCGGCATGGTGGAAAGTCGCTTGTCGGCGGACCTGTCCGGGCTGTCTGGCAGGAGTGGCGCGGTCACTCGTTTGAGCAGGCGTGTCTCATCCGGCAGGCAGACGGGGGCGAGTGAGCAGCGCACGCATTTGGGGCTGTTCATCAGGGGCGGCGGGATGCTGCGGGAGGCGGCCACCTGCCGCGCCTCGGCGATCTTTCCGATGATCCACCCTTCTAGCTCATCCGTCATCGCCAGCGGCACGCGTTGTTTTGTCGCCCGGTAATAGATCACGCCTTCATCACAGGTATAACCATTGTCCCGCAGGATCAGGATCTGGAGGCCCAGTTGCATCTTGTCCGCCTCCCACATTTCATTGCCATCTTCACCCCGGCGTGGAGCACCCAGCTTATAATCCACGGGTGTCACTTGGTGCACCACGCGTTGTTTCAGCTCCACATGCAGCAGGCGGGCGGTCGGTGCCACAGGGGCTGGCAGGCAGGGTGCATCAATGGCCGTTCCCGCTGCCGGGGGCGGAGTAATGGCGGCTGCAAACAGGTCTGGCTGATCCGCTGCGGGGCGTGATTTTTTTGACGTTCTTTTGGTTAGGTTGCACATGGTTCCGCTCTGCGTATCCAGAGGAGGACTGTCATCAGGCGGGCTAGGAGGGGACGGCATCGGAGCAGTCACACTCGGGGATGCCTCACGCTGAGCGTCTTTGAAAGATGTCACAGGCACCCAGCTGGAGCGGTCTTGCGCCACGGTCACCATCTGCACCTCGATCAAATCCATCTTTGCCAGCACGCCCAGCCGCTCGGACCCCAGGGTGGCGGAGCGTGAATGGATGGTCTCCAGCTTGGGCGATCCGTCAGCCGCCATGTCTTCCTGGGCCGCATCTGCATCGGCTATGTCCGCAGGTTGGGGTTCTTTTCCCGGCGTGGTATCCGGGGCCAGAGCAACGGCTGCCACCGCGGCAGGCTGGCTTTCTTTGCTGC
The window above is part of the Prosthecobacter fusiformis genome. Proteins encoded here:
- the cas2 gene encoding CRISPR-associated endonuclease Cas2 — protein: MATPQPLLSTRTTFLVCYDIANDRRLRKVFKTCRNYGNHLQYSIFECELNPREKARLETELKDLIKHDEDQVLFVSLGPSEGRGDRVIAALGLPYTHFDAPCYVV
- the cas4g/cas1g gene encoding CRISPR-associated endonuclease Cas4g/Cas1g, with the protein product MTASVYRTARALYPHRPEMWEPEFLYEPLPIPDDHPELGLFSQELQSISEGLSGTSIPAALNERTGRESEAAFHPRVADEPLPARMLNEYVYCPRLFYYEHVDGVFLESADTERGSAIHKKVDKGRGDLPPPKAAQRGSKESQPAAVAAVALAPDTTPGKEPQPADIADADAAQEDMAADGSPKLETIHSRSATLGSERLGVLAKMDLIEVQMVTVAQDRSSWVPVTSFKDAQREASPSVTAPMPSPPSPPDDSPPLDTQSGTMCNLTKRTSKKSRPAADQPDLFAAAITPPPAAGTAIDAPCLPAPVAPTARLLHVELKQRVVHQVTPVDYKLGAPRRGEDGNEMWEADKMQLGLQILILRDNGYTCDEGVIYYRATKQRVPLAMTDELEGWIIGKIAEARQVAASRSIPPPLMNSPKCVRCSLAPVCLPDETRLLKRVTAPLLPDSPDRSADKRLSTMPPPRRLMAPRDDERALYLNTQGARVTLRGEVVVVKEQDSVLGEFRLKDLSHVALFGNIQITTQTVQMLCEAEIPVAYFSMGGWFYGLTRGHGLKNVYTRIEQFQSAQDPHRCLALAQRFIHGKIRNHRTQLMRNHVNLPDGVSLKMKRAAGDVLAARSLGELLGMEGAAAAMYFQNFAGMIKVGADDDELPGLEPVKKADRPDFTFDFTKRARRPPTDPVNALLSLAYSLLAKDCTLAALAVGFDPYIGFFHQPRHGRPALALDLMEEFRPLIAESAVLTALNNRMINPGHFVRAGEAVNLTVHGRKAFFQAYEQRMSSLVTHPIFDYKASYRRVLELQARMLARYLTSEIPEYVPMMTR